The Dehalococcoidia bacterium genome includes a window with the following:
- a CDS encoding ABC transporter permease codes for MMRTLDAIAALVARDLRAFRRSRSQLYSSVLFPLMLLAILGTGVSEGLDPNNIDDYVTFLTPGMIVMTALFSSTFSSASYYADRDSGILNVLLASPHSTRVILLGKTLSAVIIGAGQALLVLGVASVVPAIDFEWQYGVAAGLALALFAIFALNLFLSGLGQLLASRIRSMQGFHLVMNLVLFPFLFLSGAFFPLADLPEWLKLLGRINPLSYGVDALQLALYADDASGYFGVGVDVAVMTALAVAVFWFGTSRTLSAER; via the coding sequence ATGATGCGCACGCTCGATGCGATCGCGGCGCTCGTTGCGCGCGACCTGCGCGCGTTTCGGCGATCGCGGTCGCAGCTCTACTCGTCGGTGCTGTTTCCGTTGATGCTGCTGGCGATCCTTGGCACGGGCGTTTCGGAGGGGCTCGATCCGAACAACATCGACGATTACGTGACGTTTCTGACGCCCGGGATGATCGTGATGACGGCGCTGTTCTCATCGACGTTTTCGAGCGCGTCGTATTACGCCGACCGCGACTCCGGGATCCTGAACGTGCTGCTGGCATCGCCGCACTCGACGCGGGTGATCCTGCTCGGCAAGACGCTGAGCGCGGTGATCATCGGGGCGGGGCAGGCGCTGCTGGTGCTGGGCGTGGCGTCGGTGGTGCCGGCGATCGACTTCGAGTGGCAATACGGGGTGGCAGCGGGGCTGGCGCTGGCGCTGTTCGCGATCTTTGCGCTCAATTTATTTCTCTCAGGGCTGGGGCAACTGCTGGCATCGCGGATCCGGTCGATGCAGGGCTTTCACCTGGTAATGAATCTCGTGCTGTTCCCGTTTCTCTTCCTTTCGGGCGCGTTCTTCCCGCTGGCCGATCTGCCTGAGTGGCTGAAGTTGCTGGGACGCATCAACCCGCTTTCGTACGGCGTGGATGCGCTGCAACTCGCGCTTTACGCAGATGACGCGAGCGGGTATTTCGGCGTCGGGGTTGATGTTGCGGTGATGACGGCGCTGGCTGTTGCGGTGTTCTGGTTCGGCACGAGCCGCACGCTGAGCGCCGAACGATGA
- a CDS encoding ABC transporter ATP-binding protein, with the protein MFDQVRFSYGERVALDGLSLVVPRGSIFGLLGPNGSGKSTLISLLVGRRVAEGGDVRLLGSAPSAAMRARVGVVFQEPSLDAGMTVRETMQLQARLFGLRGDDAQRDVAELLERVGLDERASSFTSTLSGGMKRRLELARALVTRPDAILLDEPTLALDPDSKQALWEHLSEANGAGRTLLLATNDVYEAERYCDTVALLDHGRVVEQGTPAELKRDLRADAVRIEWRDDPAPVVAALDAQPGVGHVRLAGRTTHVTVDEASAFLTRIFQQWGDAITGVHIEPSTLEDVYFQLVGSAIVDERGAAS; encoded by the coding sequence GTGTTCGATCAGGTTCGGTTCAGCTACGGCGAGCGTGTTGCGCTCGACGGGCTTTCGCTGGTGGTCCCGAGGGGGTCGATTTTCGGGCTGCTGGGTCCGAACGGCTCCGGCAAGAGCACGCTGATCTCGCTGCTGGTGGGGCGCCGCGTCGCCGAGGGCGGGGATGTGCGGTTGCTGGGTTCCGCGCCATCGGCGGCGATGCGGGCGCGGGTCGGCGTGGTGTTCCAGGAGCCGTCGCTCGACGCGGGGATGACGGTGCGCGAGACGATGCAGCTCCAGGCGCGGCTCTTTGGATTGCGTGGCGATGACGCTCAACGCGACGTTGCAGAGCTGTTGGAGCGCGTCGGGCTGGATGAGCGGGCGTCGTCGTTCACATCGACGTTGTCGGGCGGTATGAAGCGGCGACTGGAGCTGGCGCGGGCGCTGGTGACGCGCCCCGACGCGATCCTGCTCGACGAGCCGACGTTGGCGCTCGACCCTGACTCGAAGCAGGCACTGTGGGAGCACCTGAGCGAAGCGAACGGCGCGGGGCGCACATTGCTGCTCGCGACGAACGATGTGTACGAAGCGGAGCGTTACTGCGACACCGTCGCGTTGCTCGACCACGGCAGGGTGGTCGAGCAGGGCACGCCGGCCGAACTCAAGCGCGATCTTCGCGCCGATGCGGTGCGCATCGAGTGGCGGGACGATCCCGCGCCCGTGGTGGCGGCGCTCGACGCGCAGCCGGGCGTCGGGCATGTACGACTGGCTGGCCGCACGACGCACGTGACCGTCGATGAAGCGAGCGCGTTCCTGACACGCATCTTTCAGCAGTGGGGCGACGCGATTACCGGCGTACACATCGAGCCTTCGACGCTGGAGGATGTGTATTTCCAGCTTGTCGGGAGCGCCATCGTCGACGAGCGCGGGGCGGCATCATGA
- a CDS encoding ATP-binding protein has product MTSLALSPQPAHAHEPTTVEDLGLEEGLVRDLALKLLYYAGRMTRNDLGDAMRLSPPVVDEIMQSLSQDSLAAIMGGVTGGPTGYLYALSQKGLERAEQALSRSGYVGPAPVPLKAYVEQAVEQTVRAAAVTRDQIEDALGGLVLAETTMRRIGRAAASRKPTLVHGNSGNGKTSVATAIAKVVDGTIRIPYALEIHGHIVHLYDPSKHVRVEDEQDPTSEHTLLKSRSDGRWVSIQRPMIWAGGELTKQSLELVYDDQTKVYEAPLPLKANGGTLIIDDFGRQQIPAVQLLNRWIVALEGGIDHLTMHTGQTIEVPFDVLVLFSTNLSPAELADEAFLRRIRYKVEVPNPSEVEFRAIFRRECEMRGIAHDDASVTHLLDTWYEPVGRELRGCHPRDVVEAVVDACEYEERRPALSRELLDEVCATYFL; this is encoded by the coding sequence TTGACAAGCCTGGCACTCTCGCCGCAGCCCGCACACGCCCACGAACCGACCACCGTCGAAGACCTGGGCCTCGAGGAGGGGCTGGTGCGCGACCTCGCGCTCAAGCTTCTGTACTACGCGGGCCGGATGACGCGAAACGACCTCGGCGATGCCATGCGGCTCTCGCCGCCGGTCGTTGACGAGATCATGCAATCGCTATCGCAGGACAGCCTCGCGGCGATCATGGGCGGCGTGACGGGCGGGCCGACGGGCTATCTCTATGCGTTGAGCCAGAAGGGGCTTGAGCGCGCGGAACAGGCGCTTTCGCGCAGCGGCTACGTCGGGCCGGCGCCGGTGCCGCTGAAGGCGTACGTAGAGCAGGCGGTCGAGCAGACGGTGCGGGCCGCCGCGGTGACGCGCGACCAGATCGAGGATGCGCTGGGCGGTCTCGTGCTCGCGGAGACGACGATGCGGCGCATCGGGCGGGCGGCGGCGTCGCGGAAACCGACGCTGGTACACGGGAACTCCGGCAATGGCAAGACGAGCGTCGCCACGGCGATCGCGAAGGTCGTCGACGGAACGATTCGCATTCCGTACGCGCTGGAGATCCACGGCCACATCGTGCACCTGTACGATCCCTCGAAGCACGTGCGGGTGGAGGATGAGCAGGATCCGACGAGCGAGCACACGCTGCTCAAGTCGCGCAGCGACGGTCGCTGGGTCAGCATCCAGCGACCGATGATCTGGGCAGGCGGAGAACTGACGAAGCAGAGCCTGGAACTGGTCTACGACGACCAGACGAAGGTGTACGAGGCGCCGTTGCCGCTGAAGGCGAATGGCGGCACGCTGATCATCGACGACTTCGGGCGGCAGCAGATCCCGGCGGTGCAACTGCTGAACCGCTGGATCGTCGCGCTGGAGGGCGGCATCGACCACCTGACGATGCACACGGGGCAGACGATCGAAGTGCCGTTCGACGTGCTGGTGTTGTTTTCGACGAACCTGTCGCCGGCGGAACTGGCGGACGAGGCGTTCCTGCGGCGCATCCGCTACAAGGTGGAGGTCCCGAACCCGTCCGAGGTCGAGTTCCGCGCGATCTTCCGGCGCGAGTGCGAGATGCGCGGCATCGCGCACGACGATGCGTCGGTGACGCATCTGCTCGACACGTGGTACGAGCCGGTGGGACGCGAACTGCGCGGTTGCCACCCGCGCGACGTCGTCGAGGCGGTGGTTGACGCGTGCGAATACGAGGAGCGGCGACCGGCGCTTTCGCGGGAGCTGCTCGACGAGGTGTGCGCGACGTATTTTTTGTGA
- a CDS encoding NAD+ synthase, with protein sequence MRTLRVALAQIDTTIGDLEGNAARIAASIDRARDLAVDLVAFPELAITGYPPEDLLLRRSFVTDNLAALDRVAAAVHGITAVVGFVDVDDDGEIFNAAAVLHDRRIVGRYHKQFLPNYGVFDENRYFQEGASSPVFVIAGVDVGVNICEDIWYPTGPSRLQALAGAEVIVNINGSPFHRGKVQNREAMIRTRATDHAVAVCYVNAVGGQDELVFDGQSVIYDERGELLARGAAFREDLVVCDIDVEGVFQTRLRDPRRRKERREELRHADVPRIAVSAAPLTADKPAVSPRIAPLLEPVAEVWEALVLGVRDYFGKTGFDTALVALSGGIDSSLVAAIAAEALGGDHVVGVSMPSRFSSEHSKSDARALAEKIGMRYMTIPIEQTFSSTLETLSEAFADTEFGTAEENLQARIRGNILMALSNKYGWLVLTTGNKSEMATGYSTLYGDMAGGFAVIKDVPKTLVWELSRYRNRTADREIIPEAVITKPPSAELRPDQLDTDSLPPYDVLDPILEAYVEEDRSIDEIVAAGFDEALVRRVVQMVDRNEYKRRQAPPGIKITPRAFGRDRRLPIANRYRP encoded by the coding sequence TTGCGTACCCTGCGCGTTGCACTGGCCCAGATCGACACCACCATCGGCGACCTCGAAGGCAACGCCGCCAGGATCGCGGCCTCGATCGACCGCGCCCGCGATCTCGCCGTCGACCTCGTCGCCTTCCCCGAGCTTGCGATCACCGGCTACCCGCCGGAGGACCTGCTGCTTCGCCGCTCATTCGTCACCGACAACCTGGCCGCCCTCGACCGCGTCGCCGCCGCCGTCCACGGCATTACCGCCGTCGTCGGCTTCGTCGATGTGGATGACGACGGCGAGATCTTCAACGCCGCCGCCGTCCTCCACGATCGGCGCATCGTCGGTCGCTATCACAAGCAGTTCCTCCCGAACTACGGAGTCTTCGACGAGAATCGCTACTTCCAGGAAGGCGCCTCGTCGCCCGTCTTCGTCATCGCCGGCGTCGATGTCGGCGTCAACATCTGTGAGGACATCTGGTATCCGACGGGCCCGTCGCGATTGCAGGCGCTCGCCGGCGCCGAGGTCATCGTCAACATCAACGGCTCGCCGTTCCATCGCGGCAAGGTCCAGAACCGCGAAGCCATGATCCGCACGCGCGCCACCGACCACGCCGTCGCCGTCTGCTACGTGAACGCAGTCGGCGGCCAGGATGAACTCGTGTTCGATGGCCAGAGCGTCATCTACGACGAACGCGGCGAATTGCTCGCGCGCGGCGCCGCGTTCCGCGAAGACCTCGTCGTCTGCGACATAGACGTCGAAGGCGTCTTCCAGACGCGGCTGCGCGACCCGCGACGCCGCAAGGAGCGCCGCGAAGAGTTGCGCCACGCCGACGTGCCTCGCATCGCCGTCTCGGCGGCCCCGCTGACCGCCGACAAGCCCGCCGTCTCCCCCCGCATCGCGCCGCTCCTCGAACCGGTCGCCGAGGTCTGGGAGGCGCTCGTGCTCGGCGTCCGCGACTACTTCGGCAAGACGGGCTTCGACACCGCGCTCGTCGCGCTCTCCGGCGGCATCGATTCGTCGCTCGTCGCAGCCATCGCTGCCGAAGCGCTCGGCGGCGACCACGTCGTCGGCGTCTCGATGCCCTCCCGCTTCTCGTCTGAGCACAGCAAGTCCGACGCCCGGGCGCTCGCCGAAAAGATCGGCATGCGTTACATGACGATCCCGATCGAACAGACCTTCTCTTCGACGCTCGAAACGCTGTCGGAAGCCTTCGCGGATACCGAATTTGGCACCGCAGAGGAGAACCTGCAGGCGCGCATTCGCGGCAACATCCTCATGGCGCTCTCGAACAAGTACGGCTGGCTCGTGCTCACGACGGGCAACAAGAGCGAGATGGCCACCGGCTATTCCACGCTCTACGGCGACATGGCCGGCGGCTTCGCCGTCATCAAGGATGTGCCGAAGACGCTGGTCTGGGAGCTCTCGCGCTACCGCAACCGCACCGCCGATCGCGAGATCATCCCCGAGGCCGTCATCACCAAGCCGCCCAGCGCCGAACTGCGCCCCGACCAGCTCGACACCGACTCACTGCCCCCGTACGACGTGCTCGACCCGATCCTTGAGGCCTACGTCGAAGAAGACCGCAGCATCGACGAGATCGTCGCCGCCGGCTTCGATGAAGCGCTCGTCCGCCGCGTCGTGCAGATGGTCGACCGCAACGAGTACAAGCGACGCCAGGCGCCCCCCGGCATCAAGATCACCCCCCGCGCCTTCGGCCGCGACCGCCGCCTCCCCATCGCCAACCGCTATCGCCCCTGA
- a CDS encoding HAD family phosphatase — MPINGLIFDYGGVLWDMRFEVTRLLERQHGLRERLILETLYGTDTWRRLEVGVGDREQWLTEAHSLLEAEAGRALPPLHRHWRQEQQLILPNIHLIERLRPPYRTSVLSNADNTLMRRLTEDHRIHHLFDDIICSADVGMAKPEPHIYALAAKRLGLPPQECVFIDDLEANVNAAREAGMHGICFRIDLGHSLEEQLAGLGVRVAAPGA; from the coding sequence ATGCCCATCAACGGCCTCATCTTCGACTACGGCGGCGTCCTCTGGGACATGCGCTTCGAAGTCACCCGCCTCCTCGAACGGCAGCACGGCCTCCGCGAGCGTCTCATCCTCGAAACCCTCTACGGCACCGACACCTGGCGAAGGCTCGAAGTCGGCGTCGGCGATCGCGAGCAATGGCTCACCGAGGCGCACTCACTCCTCGAAGCCGAGGCCGGACGCGCCCTGCCGCCGCTCCACCGCCACTGGCGCCAGGAGCAGCAACTCATCCTGCCCAACATCCACCTCATCGAACGACTGCGGCCGCCGTATCGCACGTCGGTGCTCAGCAACGCCGATAACACGCTCATGCGACGTCTCACCGAAGACCACCGCATCCACCACCTGTTCGATGACATCATCTGCTCCGCCGATGTCGGCATGGCAAAGCCCGAGCCGCACATCTATGCACTCGCCGCAAAACGCCTGGGTCTGCCGCCGCAAGAGTGCGTCTTCATCGACGATCTGGAAGCCAACGTGAACGCCGCGCGCGAGGCCGGCATGCACGGCATCTGCTTCCGCATCGATCTCGGACATTCGCTCGAAGAACAACTCGCCGGACTCGGCGTGAGGGTCGCCGCCCCGGGGGCCTAG
- a CDS encoding cytochrome c oxidase assembly protein gives MLPLLHAESIHWHWHPDIVFLCALLIGGYAFAMGGLRHERSDAMRIRWVQVASFMAGVAAIYLVSSWPIHEISESRLASVHMFQHLVYTMVAPPLLIWGTPSWLLRMPLRNKSVFSVARLITHPLIAFAAFNAIQLVTHMPAAVNLALDGHAFHLFVHVLLVSSASLMWWPVLSPLDELPRLSYPLQMAYLFVQSLIPTVLAAFLTFSTGVFYDAYADAPRMWGLSPIEDQQFAGFVMKVLGSIILWSFIAYAFFRWFEQENKSDRGPRWEEVQDEMNRLGLPIEGPQVRGGRLN, from the coding sequence ATGCTCCCCCTGCTCCACGCCGAGTCGATCCACTGGCACTGGCACCCTGACATCGTCTTTCTTTGCGCGCTGTTGATCGGGGGCTATGCGTTCGCGATGGGCGGGCTGCGGCACGAACGGTCCGACGCGATGCGGATACGGTGGGTGCAGGTGGCGTCGTTCATGGCGGGCGTGGCGGCGATATACCTCGTGTCGAGCTGGCCGATCCACGAGATCTCGGAGAGCCGGCTGGCGAGCGTACACATGTTCCAGCACCTGGTGTACACGATGGTGGCGCCGCCGTTGTTGATCTGGGGCACGCCTTCGTGGCTGTTGAGGATGCCGCTTCGCAACAAGTCCGTGTTTTCCGTCGCGCGGTTGATCACGCATCCGCTGATCGCGTTCGCAGCATTCAACGCGATCCAGCTCGTGACGCACATGCCTGCGGCCGTGAACCTGGCGCTGGACGGGCACGCGTTCCATTTGTTCGTACACGTCCTGCTCGTAAGTTCGGCATCTCTCATGTGGTGGCCGGTGTTGAGCCCGCTCGACGAATTGCCACGCCTGTCGTACCCGCTGCAGATGGCGTACCTGTTCGTGCAGTCGCTGATCCCGACGGTGCTGGCCGCGTTCCTGACGTTCTCTACAGGCGTCTTCTACGACGCCTACGCGGACGCGCCGCGCATGTGGGGCCTGTCGCCCATTGAAGATCAGCAGTTCGCGGGATTCGTGATGAAGGTGCTGGGCAGCATCATCCTCTGGTCGTTCATCGCGTACGCGTTCTTCCGGTGGTTCGAGCAGGAGAATAAGTCGGACCGCGGCCCGCGCTGGGAAGAGGTGCAGGACGAGATGAACCGCCTGGGCCTGCCCATCGAAGGACCGCAGGTGCGCGGCGGACGGCTGAACTAG
- a CDS encoding cytochrome C oxidase subunit IV family protein encodes MENPELLFGIPLVLLGLLGILIAASLFAVPAEETAGGAAAVRAPARAHDAHPGPSEYVVIGLILGMITAVEVALYYIDLSQGVLVTTLLVLSAAKFGLVVLWFMHLKFDSPLLSRLFGTGFFGAIVLFAVVMATLGANLV; translated from the coding sequence ATGGAGAACCCGGAGCTGCTGTTCGGCATTCCGCTCGTGTTGCTGGGACTCCTGGGGATCCTGATCGCCGCCTCGTTGTTCGCGGTGCCGGCGGAGGAGACAGCCGGAGGGGCGGCCGCCGTGCGGGCGCCGGCGCGGGCGCACGATGCGCACCCGGGCCCTTCGGAGTACGTGGTCATCGGACTGATCCTGGGGATGATCACGGCCGTCGAGGTGGCGCTCTATTACATTGACCTATCACAGGGCGTGCTCGTCACGACGCTGCTCGTCCTGTCGGCGGCGAAATTCGGGCTCGTGGTACTGTGGTTCATGCACCTGAAGTTCGACAGCCCGCTGTTGTCGAGGCTGTTCGGGACGGGGTTCTTCGGCGCGATCGTGTTGTTTGCGGTCGTCATGGCCACGCTTGGCGCCAACCTGGTCTGA
- a CDS encoding heme-copper oxidase subunit III codes for MAMHAPAGESHALDTNTGLDNRKLLMWLFLASECLFFGSFIAAFLLYRDRNVVGPYPEDLYDIPFTSVSSFVLLMSSLTMVLALAAIQRGNLQAMRVWLIATALLGISFLSGQAFEFTEFWNEGLSLDQNLFGTTFFVLTGFHGAHVSVGVLILLSLVDASWRGKLTTDHSLAVELAGLYWHFVDIVWIVIFTLIYLIQPA; via the coding sequence ATGGCGATGCACGCGCCCGCCGGGGAGTCACACGCGCTCGACACGAACACAGGGCTCGACAACAGGAAGCTGCTGATGTGGTTGTTCCTGGCGTCGGAGTGCCTGTTCTTCGGATCGTTCATCGCGGCGTTCTTGCTGTATCGCGACCGGAACGTCGTGGGCCCGTACCCGGAGGACCTGTACGACATTCCGTTCACATCGGTCAGTTCGTTCGTGCTGCTGATGAGCAGTCTGACGATGGTGCTGGCACTCGCGGCGATCCAGCGCGGCAATCTGCAGGCGATGCGCGTATGGCTCATCGCGACGGCGCTGCTGGGAATTTCCTTTCTTTCGGGACAGGCGTTTGAGTTCACGGAGTTCTGGAACGAGGGCCTCTCGCTAGACCAGAACCTGTTCGGTACGACGTTCTTCGTGTTGACGGGGTTCCACGGGGCGCACGTGAGCGTCGGGGTGCTGATCTTGCTCTCGCTGGTGGACGCCTCGTGGCGCGGCAAGCTGACGACTGACCATTCGTTGGCCGTCGAGTTGGCAGGGCTGTACTGGCACTTCGTCGACATTGTCTGGATCGTGATCTTTACGCTCATCTACCTGATCCAGCCGGCATAG